The nucleotide sequence TATCGTAATCAATTTCTCCGCCCGGCAAAACAAAACTTCGTCTCTTGGCTATGATTTCAAATGCAACAGCGACATCTTCATCCACTTGTTCAATGCCGTAGCGTTCTTTTAAACGTTCCGGATAGCGTTCTTCCAGGAACTTCAAAGCATAAATCGCCAGTTCCTGCATCTGGATGACCGAGTCTTTGATCGCTCCGGTAACAGCCAGTTTAAAGCCGGTTTCCGGATCTTCAAATTTCGGCCACAGAATGCCCGGCGTATCCAGCAGTTCGATTTCTTTGCCTACTTTGATCCACTGCTGCGCTTTTGTTACACCCGGCATATTGCCGGTTTTCGCGAGGCTTTTCTTGGAAAGGCGGTTAATGAGCGTGGATTTGCCGACGTTCGGGATTCCGACGATCATGGCACGGATTGCCCGTGGTTTGATCCCTTTGGCAATCATCCGGTCCCATTTTTCCGCCAATATTTCTTTCGATGTTCTAGTTACTAATTGCAGACCTCTTCCATCCAGGGAATTGATTGCAACTGCGCGGGTTCCTTGCTCTTCAAAATAACGAATCCATTTTTTCGTTTCAACTTCATCGGCCATATCCATTTTGTTTAAAATGATTAAACGCGGTTTTTGCTGAATCACTTGATCAATCATTGGATTTCGTGAAGATAAAGGTAACCGGGCATCCACGAGTTCGAAAATGATATCCACCAATTTCAGTTTTTCAGTAACTTCTCTTCTCGCTTTTGCCATATGCCCTGGAAACCATTGTATCGTCATAAAAACACTCCTTAGTTAACGACTCCCGCTTCCGGCATCGGCCAGAACACAAAATTGGTGCTGCCGATGACTTCTTCCATCGGCACTAAGCCAATGTGGCGGCTGTCTTTGCTGGCTCTCCGGTTGTCGCCCATTACAAATACATAACCTTCCGGGATCGTACTTTCATTGGTTCTTTCTTCTAATGTAAAATCTTCTGTCAACGTTCCGGTAATGCCTTGTTTATAGGCATCCAAATAGGGTTCTTCCACCGCTTCGCCGTTTATATAAAGCTGATCGTTTTCGTATGCCAGATGATCTCCCGGCAAACCGATGATCCGCTTAATATAGTCTTTTTCTTCAGGTGCATGAAAAACAATAATATCAAATCGATCAGGATCCCCGACAGTATAGCCTATTTTGTTAACGATCATGCGGTCGCCGTGCTCAAGAGTCGGCATCATCGATTCACCGTCAACGACAATTGGCGTGAAAAAGAAAAATCGTATAATTGCAGCAAGCCCAAATGCAATCAGTAGAGCCTTAGACCATTCCCATACTTCATTTTTTTTCTTCACTTCAGGTTCCATACCGTGTTCCTCCCTAAACTTTCTCATCTAATTGTACAAGGATTCCCTCTTTTTAGCAAAGAAAAGCGGAAGCGGCTATACACACTCCCCCTTCAAACCGAAAAGGCTGCAGCCTTCTCCAGACGAGCAGTTGAGCAGCATTGCGAAATTTTGTATACCCACCAGAAGACTTCAATAGCCGAGCTTTTAAAATGCTCGCAATTGCCAGGAAAACAAAAAGAAAGAGGGCGCTTCCGCCCTCTTTCATTAATGCAATCTTATCGAATTTCTTTGATGCGTGCTGCTTTACCGCGTAGGTTACGCAAGTAGTACAATTTCGCACGACGTACTTTACCACGACGAACAACATCAAGTTGTGCAATTTTTGGCGTGTGTACAGGGAATGTACGTTCAACACCAACACCGTAAGAGATTTTGCGGACTGTGAATGATTCACTGATTCCGCCTCCACGGCGACCGATTACAACTCCTTCGTACATTTGAATACGTTCGCGAGTTCCCTCGACAACTTTCACGTGTACACGAACAGTGTCTCCCGGACGGAAATCTGGAAGATCCGTGCGAAGTTGTTCTTTAGTAATGTCTGCAATAATGTTTTGCATGTTTTTTCTCTCCTTCTACAGATGCTCTTGCACACATTAGCTGTTGCAGCGGAACACCGTGATCCTGTACTTCACATAAAAGTACAGACTCCATAGTATCACCAAACAACCGCTTATGCAAGAGACATTCCAATTAATTTTCTTGTTTTTTCAGTTCATTCAACAGCTTTTGCTGGCTCGCCGACAACTCGATATGATCAAACAAATCGGGACGCCGTTCAAGTGTCCGTTTCAAGGCCTGCTGCTCTCTCCACTGGTCCACTTTTGCATGGTTTCCAGATGTCAGCACAGGCGGAACCTTCCAACCTCTAAAATCAGCCGGACGGGTGTACTGAGGATGTTCAAGCAGCCCGGTCGAGAATGAGTCGCGCACAGGAGAGTCCGCATTGCCAA is from Planococcus liqunii and encodes:
- the rplS gene encoding 50S ribosomal protein L19 — its product is MQNIIADITKEQLRTDLPDFRPGDTVRVHVKVVEGTRERIQMYEGVVIGRRGGGISESFTVRKISYGVGVERTFPVHTPKIAQLDVVRRGKVRRAKLYYLRNLRGKAARIKEIR
- the lepB gene encoding signal peptidase I, which codes for MEPEVKKKNEVWEWSKALLIAFGLAAIIRFFFFTPIVVDGESMMPTLEHGDRMIVNKIGYTVGDPDRFDIIVFHAPEEKDYIKRIIGLPGDHLAYENDQLYINGEAVEEPYLDAYKQGITGTLTEDFTLEERTNESTIPEGYVFVMGDNRRASKDSRHIGLVPMEEVIGSTNFVFWPMPEAGVVN
- the ylqF gene encoding ribosome biogenesis GTPase YlqF, with the protein product MTIQWFPGHMAKARREVTEKLKLVDIIFELVDARLPLSSRNPMIDQVIQQKPRLIILNKMDMADEVETKKWIRYFEEQGTRAVAINSLDGRGLQLVTRTSKEILAEKWDRMIAKGIKPRAIRAMIVGIPNVGKSTLINRLSKKSLAKTGNMPGVTKAQQWIKVGKEIELLDTPGILWPKFEDPETGFKLAVTGAIKDSVIQMQELAIYALKFLEERYPERLKERYGIEQVDEDVAVAFEIIAKRRSFVLPGGEIDYDMTAEAIVRDIRNQYLGRVTFDYYDEMIVEED